One Bosea sp. 685 DNA segment encodes these proteins:
- the dusB gene encoding tRNA dihydrouridine synthase DusB: protein MSGVTDIVMRRIAARHGAGLVVSEMVASDEFVRGSEEARIRAEGAGVSPHVVQLAGCDPHWLGEAARLAEANGAAIVDINMGCPAKKVTGGWAGSALMRDLDHAIGLVEAAVKAVSVPVTVKMRLGWDDASRNAPELARRAVASGASMITVHGRTRQQFYKGVADWGAIRAVREQGDFPLVANGDIHDEDDARNCLAQSGADFVMVGRAALGRPWLVGEIGAALAGRPSPQLGLGQKFAIARDHYEGLLSLLGIAHGVRHARKHLAAYADEAVASGGAPDPEQRRALLTSDDPHLVLGALTRLFSPELSRAAA, encoded by the coding sequence ATGTCGGGCGTCACCGACATTGTGATGCGTCGGATCGCGGCGCGCCATGGCGCGGGTCTTGTCGTTTCCGAGATGGTCGCCTCCGACGAGTTCGTCAGGGGTAGCGAGGAGGCGCGCATTCGCGCCGAGGGAGCCGGCGTGTCGCCCCATGTCGTCCAGCTCGCCGGCTGCGATCCGCATTGGCTGGGCGAAGCGGCGCGGCTGGCTGAGGCCAATGGCGCGGCGATCGTCGATATCAACATGGGCTGCCCGGCCAAGAAGGTCACGGGTGGCTGGGCGGGCTCGGCGCTGATGCGCGACCTCGACCATGCGATCGGGCTCGTCGAGGCCGCGGTGAAGGCCGTGAGCGTGCCTGTCACCGTCAAGATGCGGCTAGGCTGGGATGATGCCTCGCGCAACGCGCCGGAGTTGGCGCGCCGCGCCGTCGCGTCGGGCGCGTCGATGATCACGGTGCATGGCCGGACCCGGCAGCAATTCTACAAGGGCGTTGCCGATTGGGGCGCGATCCGGGCGGTGCGCGAGCAGGGCGATTTTCCGCTCGTCGCCAATGGCGACATCCATGACGAGGATGATGCGCGCAACTGTCTTGCCCAATCGGGCGCCGATTTCGTGATGGTCGGCCGCGCCGCGCTCGGCAGACCATGGCTGGTCGGCGAGATTGGCGCTGCGCTTGCCGGGCGGCCGTCCCCGCAGCTCGGCCTTGGCCAGAAATTCGCCATCGCGCGCGACCATTATGAGGGGCTGCTCAGCCTGCTGGGCATCGCCCATGGCGTGCGCCATGCCCGCAAGCATCTGGCGGCCTATGCCGACGAGGCCGTGGCGAGCGGCGGCGCGCCCGATCCCGAACAGCGGCGCGCGCTTCTGACCTCTGATGATCCGCATCTGGTGCTCGGGGCATTGACGCGACTGTTTTCTCCCGAGCTCAGCCGCGCTGCGGCCTGA
- a CDS encoding bifunctional 2-C-methyl-D-erythritol 4-phosphate cytidylyltransferase/2-C-methyl-D-erythritol 2,4-cyclodiphosphate synthase, protein MLTETESRRSAVAALIVAAGRGLRAGGDLPKQYRALAGRPVLAQALTPFLADAAIDHVMAVIGPGDDARYAHAVADLPAGKLLSPAQGGATRQDSVRLGLQALAATGFDGIVLVHDAARPFVTAALMRRAVEALQSEIAAIPALPVTDTIKRLGSDGRVAETPPRDTLVSVQTPQGFHFQALLAAHEAAVAAGLSGFTDDAALMEWAGHPVKTFPGDPANVKLTHPQDFDRAQDFDRSRDFDRSQDAPLHVRVATGYDVHAFGDGDHVWLGGVRIAHDRGVLAHSDGDVALHALTDALLGALAEGDIGTHFPPSDPQWKGAASAQFLAFAAGRVRQRGGRIDFLDLTIVCEAPKVGPHREAIRAAIAAAAEIRIDLVAIKATTSERMGFTGRGEGLAALATATIRLPEPE, encoded by the coding sequence GTGCTCACAGAAACAGAAAGCCGCCGCTCAGCTGTCGCCGCCCTGATCGTCGCCGCAGGGCGCGGGCTGCGCGCAGGCGGAGACCTGCCCAAGCAATATCGCGCCCTCGCGGGCCGGCCAGTTCTTGCGCAGGCCCTGACGCCTTTTTTGGCTGATGCTGCGATCGATCATGTCATGGCCGTCATCGGGCCTGGCGACGATGCACGCTATGCCCACGCCGTCGCCGACCTGCCGGCAGGGAAACTGCTCTCACCGGCGCAAGGCGGCGCAACACGGCAGGATTCCGTGCGCCTGGGCCTGCAAGCGCTTGCCGCCACCGGCTTCGACGGCATCGTGCTGGTCCATGACGCCGCCCGCCCCTTCGTCACCGCCGCGCTCATGCGCCGTGCGGTCGAGGCGCTCCAAAGCGAGATCGCTGCCATCCCCGCTTTGCCGGTGACCGATACGATCAAGCGCCTGGGTAGCGATGGTCGCGTCGCCGAGACACCGCCCCGCGATACGCTTGTCAGCGTGCAGACGCCTCAGGGGTTCCACTTCCAGGCCTTGCTGGCCGCTCACGAAGCCGCTGTCGCCGCCGGCCTGTCTGGCTTCACCGACGATGCGGCTCTGATGGAATGGGCCGGGCATCCTGTGAAAACCTTTCCCGGAGACCCAGCCAACGTGAAGCTCACCCATCCCCAGGACTTTGATCGGGCCCAGGACTTCGATCGCTCCCGGGACTTCGATCGCTCTCAGGACGCGCCTCTTCATGTGCGCGTTGCGACCGGCTATGATGTCCACGCTTTCGGCGATGGCGACCATGTCTGGCTCGGGGGCGTCCGCATCGCTCATGATCGCGGCGTGCTGGCGCATTCCGATGGCGATGTCGCGCTGCATGCCTTGACCGACGCGCTTCTCGGCGCGCTCGCTGAGGGCGATATCGGCACGCATTTCCCGCCCAGCGACCCGCAATGGAAGGGCGCTGCCTCCGCGCAGTTCCTGGCCTTCGCAGCCGGGCGCGTCAGGCAGCGCGGCGGGCGCATTGACTTCCTCGATCTCACCATCGTCTGCGAGGCGCCCAAGGTCGGCCCGCATCGCGAAGCGATCCGCGCCGCAATCGCCGCGGCAGCCGAGATCCGCATCGATCTGGTCGCCATCAAGGCGACCACCTCCGAGCGTATGGGCTTCACGGGGCGCGGCGAAGGCCTGGCCGCCCTGGCGACCGCCACGATCCGCTTGCCGGAACCGGAGTAA
- a CDS encoding CinA family protein, which yields MFDAEITKLATEVLDACRQAGLTVATVESCTGGLIAGALTAIPGSSDVVNGGLVTYSNAAKSALAGVPAELIEAHGAVSEPVARAMAEGGWMRLAANLAIAVTGVAGPGGGSAEKPVGLVHFACAGGHATVHREQRFGPLSRDEIRRLTVVTALDMLREAARDAV from the coding sequence ATGTTCGACGCTGAGATCACCAAGCTGGCAACCGAGGTGCTCGACGCCTGTCGCCAGGCTGGGCTCACCGTCGCGACCGTCGAATCCTGCACGGGCGGCCTCATCGCCGGCGCGCTGACCGCGATCCCCGGCTCTTCCGATGTCGTCAATGGCGGGCTGGTGACCTATTCCAACGCGGCCAAGAGCGCGCTCGCCGGCGTGCCGGCCGAATTGATCGAAGCCCATGGCGCGGTCAGCGAGCCGGTGGCGCGCGCCATGGCCGAGGGCGGCTGGATGCGGCTTGCCGCCAACCTCGCCATCGCTGTCACGGGCGTGGCCGGCCCCGGTGGCGGCAGCGCGGAAAAGCCTGTGGGGTTGGTGCATTTCGCTTGTGCCGGAGGCCACGCAACCGTTCATCGCGAACAGCGTTTCGGGCCGCTGTCACGCGACGAGATTCGCCGTCTGACGGTTGTCACCGCGCTCGACATGCTGCGCGAAGCCGCGCGCGACGCGGTCTGA
- a CDS encoding type II toxin-antitoxin system RatA family toxin has translation MPMFNSARRVRHSPEQMFALVASVENYPEFLPLCEGLTVRKRTPREGGGEVLLADMSVGYKAIRETFTSRVTLDPANLKILVEYVDGPFRYLENRWTFKPGESGCEVGFFISYEFASRMLGLLMGAMFDKAFRKFAEAFERRADVVYGRGKPALPAAEV, from the coding sequence ATGCCGATGTTCAACAGCGCCCGCCGGGTGAGGCACTCGCCCGAGCAAATGTTCGCGCTCGTCGCCAGTGTCGAAAACTATCCGGAGTTCCTGCCGCTCTGCGAGGGGCTGACAGTGCGCAAGCGGACGCCGCGCGAGGGCGGCGGCGAGGTTCTGCTCGCCGATATGAGCGTCGGCTATAAGGCGATCCGCGAAACCTTCACCAGCAGGGTGACGCTCGACCCGGCCAATCTCAAGATCCTGGTCGAATATGTCGACGGGCCGTTCCGCTATCTGGAGAACCGCTGGACCTTCAAGCCGGGCGAGAGCGGCTGCGAGGTCGGCTTCTTCATCTCCTACGAATTCGCCAGCCGCATGCTCGGCCTGCTGATGGGCGCGATGTTCGACAAGGCCTTCCGCAAATTCGCGGAAGCCTTCGAGCGCCGGGCGGATGTCGTCTATGGGCGGGGCAAGCCGGCGCTGCCCGCAGCCGAGGTCTGA
- the lipA gene encoding lipoyl synthase — protein sequence MALVLDLLNRDPRPNIGNPKAEAPAPAAELRHPEKQKRPENPILRKPDWIRVKAPGSPKWAETQKIVKENKLVTVCEEAGCPNIGECWEKKHATFMIMGDTCTRACAFCNVKTGVPQPLDQDEPHKVAQAVAKLGLEHVVITSVDRDDLKDGGAEHFARVIRAIREASPGTTIEILTPDFLRKPGALEVVVAAKPDVFNHNLETVPGKYLTVRPGARYFHSLRLLQRVKELDPTIFTKSGIMVGLGEERNEILQLMDDLRSADVDFITIGQYLAPSRKHHAVIRFVTPEEFKGFEAIAYVKGFLMVSSTPLTRSSHHAGEDFAKLRAARSAKLG from the coding sequence ATGGCGCTCGTTCTCGATCTATTGAACCGCGATCCGCGACCCAATATCGGCAATCCGAAGGCGGAAGCCCCGGCACCGGCCGCGGAGCTGCGCCATCCCGAGAAACAGAAGCGGCCTGAGAATCCGATCCTGCGCAAGCCGGACTGGATCAGGGTCAAGGCGCCGGGCTCGCCGAAATGGGCCGAGACCCAGAAGATCGTCAAGGAGAACAAGCTCGTCACGGTCTGCGAGGAGGCCGGCTGCCCCAATATCGGCGAGTGCTGGGAGAAGAAGCACGCCACCTTCATGATCATGGGCGACACCTGCACGCGGGCCTGCGCCTTCTGCAACGTCAAGACCGGCGTGCCGCAGCCGCTCGACCAGGATGAGCCGCATAAGGTGGCGCAGGCCGTCGCCAAGCTCGGGCTGGAGCATGTCGTCATCACCTCGGTCGACCGCGACGATCTCAAGGATGGCGGCGCCGAGCATTTCGCCCGCGTCATCCGCGCGATCCGCGAGGCTTCCCCGGGTACGACGATCGAAATCCTGACGCCGGACTTCCTGCGCAAGCCCGGCGCGCTGGAGGTCGTCGTCGCGGCCAAGCCCGATGTCTTCAACCACAATCTCGAGACGGTGCCCGGCAAATACCTGACCGTGCGACCCGGCGCGCGCTATTTCCATTCCTTGCGCCTGCTCCAGCGGGTCAAGGAGCTCGACCCGACGATCTTCACCAAATCCGGCATCATGGTCGGCCTGGGCGAGGAGCGGAACGAGATCCTCCAATTGATGGACGATCTGCGCTCGGCCGATGTCGATTTCATCACCATCGGCCAGTACCTCGCACCGTCGCGCAAGCACCATGCGGTGATCCGCTTCGTCACGCCCGAGGAGTTCAAGGGGTTCGAGGCAATCGCCTATGTGAAGGGCTTCCTGATGGTGTCCTCGACGCCGCTGACGCGCTCCTCGCATCATGCCGGCGAGGATTTCGCCAAGTTGCGCGCCGCACGCTCCGCGAAGCTCGGCTGA
- a CDS encoding GlsB/YeaQ/YmgE family stress response membrane protein, whose translation MDSINAAMSAQPGYGFFATIFIGLLAGWIAERITSSNHGILTNMLVGVAGSFLGSRLAELLDIPIFGFFRTLVAAIAGAVIVIVVWNAFRKPTA comes from the coding sequence ATGGACTCTATCAATGCCGCCATGTCGGCGCAGCCGGGCTACGGCTTCTTCGCGACGATCTTCATCGGTCTTCTTGCGGGCTGGATCGCCGAGCGCATCACGTCTTCGAACCATGGCATCCTGACCAATATGCTGGTTGGCGTCGCCGGCTCGTTCCTGGGCAGCCGGCTGGCGGAATTGCTCGATATCCCGATCTTCGGCTTCTTTCGCACCCTGGTCGCCGCGATCGCGGGCGCGGTGATCGTCATCGTGGTCTGGAATGCCTTCCGCAAGCCCACCGCCTGA
- a CDS encoding GlsB/YeaQ/YmgE family stress response membrane protein, with protein MTARSRKPRGPERIVPDDKVEILPPGGGLMLDWRVLAPTIALGTVTGFVASLIVGGGGLVRHAVVGVLGMLVGQGLVRLTGWRLRTGHGFLDEMAMAVLGAILVVLLARFIA; from the coding sequence ATGACCGCACGTAGCCGCAAACCCCGTGGTCCCGAACGGATCGTCCCTGACGACAAGGTCGAGATTCTGCCGCCTGGCGGCGGCTTGATGCTCGACTGGCGCGTGCTGGCGCCGACGATCGCGTTGGGCACCGTGACGGGTTTCGTCGCCAGTCTAATCGTGGGCGGCGGCGGACTGGTCCGCCACGCCGTCGTGGGCGTGCTTGGTATGCTCGTCGGACAGGGGCTGGTGCGCTTGACCGGTTGGCGACTGCGCACCGGCCATGGTTTTCTCGACGAGATGGCGATGGCTGTATTGGGCGCAATTCTTGTGGTTCTTCTGGCGCGCTTTATCGCGTGA
- a CDS encoding GlsB/YeaQ/YmgE family stress response membrane protein, giving the protein MDTRSIIVAIVIGLVAGWLASIVVGGGGLIRYIITGLIGAFVGSFLLSALGINLGIGNPLVSQIITATIGAIVVVLLARLIA; this is encoded by the coding sequence ATGGACACGCGTTCGATCATCGTCGCTATCGTCATCGGTCTTGTCGCAGGCTGGCTCGCCAGCATCGTCGTGGGCGGTGGCGGGCTGATCCGCTACATCATCACCGGCCTGATCGGCGCCTTTGTCGGCAGCTTCCTGCTCTCGGCTCTGGGCATCAATCTCGGCATCGGCAATCCGCTCGTCTCGCAGATCATCACGGCGACGATCGGCGCGATCGTCGTGGTCCTGCTGGCCCGGCTGATCGCCTGA
- the lpdA gene encoding dihydrolipoyl dehydrogenase, with product MADYDVIIIGSGPGGYVAAIRAAQLGFKTAIVEREHLAGICSNWGCIPTKALLRSAEILHYGQHAKDYGLKLEGTFTADLAAVVARSRGIAARMNNGVQFLMKKNKVDVIWGEAKLTKPGTITVALTKKPAMQPQVPPPKGAKGEGTYTADHIIVATGARPRALPGIEPDGKLIWTYFESMVPAKMPKSLLVMGSGAIGIEFASFYRTMGVEVTVVEVMSQVVPIEDAEIGAFARKAFEKQGMKILTGAKVTKVEKGADSVTAHIEDEKGGKQTITADRMISAVGVVGNIENLGLETLGVKTDRGCIVIDDFCRTNVKGVYAIGDVAGPPMLAHKAEHEAVICVEAIKGLHPHAMDKLMIPGCTYCHPQIASVGLTEAKAKAAGYELKVGRFPFAANGKAVALGEDSGLVKTIFDAKTGKLLGAHMVGAEVTELIQGFVVAMNLETTEEELMHSIFPHPTISETMKESVLDAYGKVLNA from the coding sequence ATGGCTGACTATGACGTCATCATCATCGGCTCCGGCCCCGGCGGCTATGTCGCCGCCATCCGTGCGGCGCAGCTCGGCTTCAAGACGGCGATCGTCGAGCGCGAGCATCTTGCCGGCATTTGCTCGAACTGGGGCTGCATCCCGACCAAGGCGCTGCTGCGCTCGGCCGAGATCCTGCATTACGGCCAGCACGCCAAGGATTACGGACTGAAGCTGGAAGGCACCTTCACGGCCGATCTCGCTGCTGTGGTGGCGCGTTCGCGCGGCATCGCTGCGCGCATGAACAACGGCGTCCAGTTCCTGATGAAGAAGAACAAGGTCGATGTGATCTGGGGCGAGGCGAAGCTGACCAAGCCCGGCACGATCACGGTCGCGCTGACGAAGAAGCCCGCCATGCAGCCGCAGGTGCCGCCGCCCAAGGGGGCCAAGGGCGAGGGCACCTATACCGCCGACCATATCATCGTCGCGACCGGTGCGCGGCCGCGGGCGCTGCCTGGCATCGAGCCCGACGGCAAGCTGATCTGGACCTATTTCGAGTCGATGGTGCCGGCGAAAATGCCGAAATCGCTGCTCGTGATGGGCTCGGGCGCGATCGGCATCGAATTCGCCTCGTTCTACCGGACGATGGGCGTCGAGGTCACCGTCGTCGAGGTGATGTCTCAGGTCGTGCCGATCGAGGATGCCGAGATCGGCGCCTTCGCGCGCAAAGCCTTCGAGAAGCAGGGCATGAAGATCCTGACCGGCGCCAAGGTCACCAAGGTCGAGAAGGGGGCCGACAGCGTCACCGCTCATATCGAGGACGAGAAGGGCGGCAAGCAGACCATCACTGCCGACCGGATGATCTCGGCCGTCGGCGTCGTCGGCAATATCGAGAATCTCGGACTGGAGACGCTCGGCGTGAAGACCGATCGTGGCTGCATCGTCATCGACGATTTCTGCCGCACCAATGTGAAGGGCGTCTATGCGATCGGCGATGTCGCGGGGCCGCCGATGCTGGCGCACAAGGCCGAGCATGAGGCAGTGATCTGCGTCGAGGCGATCAAGGGGCTGCATCCGCACGCGATGGACAAGCTGATGATCCCGGGCTGCACCTATTGCCACCCGCAGATCGCCAGCGTCGGCCTGACCGAGGCCAAGGCGAAGGCAGCCGGTTACGAGCTCAAGGTCGGACGATTCCCCTTCGCCGCCAATGGCAAGGCAGTGGCGCTGGGCGAGGATAGCGGCCTGGTCAAGACGATCTTCGACGCCAAGACCGGCAAGCTCCTCGGCGCGCATATGGTCGGCGCTGAAGTGACCGAACTGATCCAGGGCTTTGTCGTGGCCATGAACCTCGAGACCACCGAGGAAGAATTGATGCACAGCATCTTCCCGCATCCGACGATCTCGGAGACGATGAAGGAGAGCGTGCTCGACGCTTATGGGAAAGTGCTGAACGCCTGA
- a CDS encoding pyruvate dehydrogenase complex dihydrolipoamide acetyltransferase, which translates to MPVNILMPALSPTMEKGNLAKWLKKEGDTIKSGDIIAEIETDKATMEVEAVDEGILAKILVPDGTADVAVNEIIGVIAAEGEDVKAAAAPAKAEAPKAEAAPKAAAPAPAAEAPKASEAPKAAAAPTASTSGERPFASPLAKRLAKEAGLDLGKIQGSGPHGRIVEKDIEAAKAGGAAKATPSAAPAAAPKPAAAPLAAGMSDEAVKKLFAPDSYEEVPHDGMRKTIARRLLESKQTIPHFYLTIDCELDALLKLRAELNAAAPEKDGKPAYKLSVNDLVIKALALSLRAVPEANVSWTENTMLKHKHADVGVAVSIPGGLITPVIRDACHKTLSQISNEMKDLAARAKNRKLKPEEYQGGTTAVSNLGMFGVKDFAAIVNPPHATILAVGAGEQRAVVKGGQLAVATVMSVTLSTDHRAVDGALGAELMQAFKGYIEKPMAMLV; encoded by the coding sequence ATGCCCGTGAACATCCTGATGCCCGCGCTCTCTCCGACCATGGAGAAAGGCAATCTCGCCAAATGGCTGAAGAAGGAAGGCGACACGATCAAGTCCGGCGACATCATCGCCGAGATCGAGACCGACAAGGCGACCATGGAGGTCGAGGCCGTCGATGAAGGCATCCTGGCCAAGATCCTGGTGCCGGACGGCACGGCCGATGTCGCCGTCAACGAGATCATCGGCGTCATCGCGGCCGAGGGCGAGGATGTGAAGGCGGCGGCCGCTCCGGCCAAGGCTGAGGCTCCCAAGGCCGAGGCTGCGCCCAAGGCAGCTGCTCCCGCGCCCGCCGCCGAGGCGCCCAAGGCGAGCGAGGCTCCCAAGGCCGCCGCTGCTCCGACAGCCTCGACCAGCGGTGAGCGTCCCTTCGCCTCGCCGCTCGCCAAGCGTCTGGCGAAGGAAGCGGGCCTCGATCTTGGAAAGATCCAGGGCTCGGGTCCGCATGGCCGCATCGTCGAGAAGGACATCGAGGCTGCCAAGGCCGGCGGAGCCGCCAAGGCCACGCCATCCGCTGCTCCTGCGGCCGCGCCCAAGCCGGCTGCCGCGCCGCTGGCTGCCGGCATGTCCGACGAAGCGGTCAAGAAGCTGTTCGCGCCGGATTCCTACGAGGAAGTGCCGCATGACGGTATGCGCAAGACGATCGCGCGCCGCCTGCTCGAATCCAAGCAGACGATCCCGCATTTCTATCTGACGATCGATTGCGAACTCGACGCGTTGCTCAAGCTGCGCGCCGAACTCAATGCAGCCGCGCCCGAGAAGGACGGCAAGCCGGCCTACAAGCTCTCGGTCAACGACCTCGTGATCAAGGCGTTGGCGCTTTCGCTGCGCGCGGTGCCAGAGGCCAATGTGAGCTGGACCGAGAACACCATGCTCAAGCACAAGCATGCCGATGTCGGCGTCGCGGTCTCGATCCCCGGCGGATTGATCACGCCGGTGATCCGCGATGCCTGCCACAAGACGCTAAGCCAGATCTCCAACGAGATGAAGGACCTGGCTGCCCGCGCCAAGAACCGCAAGCTGAAGCCCGAGGAATATCAGGGCGGCACCACGGCGGTCAGCAATCTCGGCATGTTCGGCGTCAAGGATTTCGCGGCGATCGTCAATCCGCCGCATGCGACGATCCTGGCGGTCGGCGCCGGTGAGCAGCGCGCTGTCGTCAAGGGCGGACAGCTCGCGGTCGCGACCGTGATGTCGGTGACGCTCTCGACCGACCACCGCGCGGTGGACGGCGCACTCGGGGCCGAACTGATGCAGGCCTTTAAGGGCTATATCGAGAAGCCCATGGCGATGCTGGTTTGA
- a CDS encoding pyruvate dehydrogenase complex E1 component subunit beta — protein MPIDILMPALSPTMEQGKLSKWLKAEGDTVKAGDIIAEIETDKATMEVEAVDEGILAKILIADGTENVAVNTRIGVIAAEGEDVSAASKPAAAKPAEKPAEPEAKVEAAPTAAAPQSVPAQAKSYDASSEFPAGAEVATMTVREALRDAMAEEMRRDGDVFVMGEEVAEYQGAYKVTQGLLQEFGAKRVIDTPITEHGFAGIGVGAALTGLKPIVEFMTFNFAMQAIDQIINSAAKTLYMSGGQMGCPIVFRGPNGAAARVGAQHSHDYAAWYSNVPGLKVVVPYSASDAKGLLKSAIRDPNPVIFLENEILYGRTFEVPKSDDFLVPIGKAKIVRPGTDVTIVSFGIGMTYALGAAEALAKEGIEAEVIDLRTIRPMDIETVIASVQKTNRCVAVEEGFPQSGVTAEIGMRIMEAAFDYLDAPVARVTGKDVPMPYAANLEKLALPNIGEVIAAAKAVCYR, from the coding sequence ATGCCGATCGACATTCTCATGCCTGCTCTTTCGCCGACGATGGAGCAGGGCAAGCTCTCCAAATGGCTGAAAGCCGAAGGCGATACGGTCAAGGCCGGCGACATCATCGCCGAGATCGAGACCGACAAGGCGACCATGGAGGTCGAGGCCGTCGATGAGGGCATCCTGGCCAAGATCCTGATCGCCGACGGCACCGAGAACGTCGCGGTCAATACGCGGATCGGTGTGATTGCGGCCGAGGGCGAGGATGTCAGCGCGGCGAGCAAGCCAGCTGCCGCCAAGCCTGCTGAGAAGCCGGCCGAGCCCGAAGCCAAGGTTGAGGCCGCGCCGACAGCAGCTGCGCCGCAAAGCGTGCCGGCTCAGGCGAAGTCCTACGACGCTTCCTCCGAATTCCCGGCAGGCGCCGAGGTCGCGACCATGACGGTGCGCGAGGCCTTGCGCGACGCCATGGCCGAGGAAATGCGCCGCGACGGCGATGTCTTCGTCATGGGCGAGGAGGTCGCGGAATATCAGGGCGCCTACAAGGTCACCCAGGGGCTGCTGCAGGAATTCGGCGCCAAGCGCGTCATCGATACGCCGATCACCGAGCACGGTTTCGCCGGTATCGGCGTTGGCGCGGCTCTGACCGGCCTGAAGCCGATCGTCGAATTCATGACCTTCAACTTCGCCATGCAGGCGATCGACCAGATCATCAACTCCGCTGCCAAGACGCTCTACATGTCGGGCGGCCAGATGGGTTGTCCGATCGTTTTCCGCGGCCCCAATGGCGCTGCTGCCCGCGTCGGCGCGCAGCACAGCCACGACTACGCCGCCTGGTATTCCAACGTGCCGGGCTTGAAGGTGGTCGTTCCCTACAGCGCCTCGGATGCCAAGGGCCTGCTCAAGAGCGCCATTCGCGACCCGAACCCGGTCATCTTCCTCGAAAACGAGATCCTCTACGGCCGGACTTTTGAGGTTCCCAAGAGCGATGATTTCCTGGTCCCGATCGGCAAGGCCAAGATCGTGCGCCCGGGCACGGACGTCACCATCGTCTCCTTCGGCATCGGCATGACCTATGCGCTGGGCGCGGCCGAAGCGCTCGCCAAGGAGGGCATCGAGGCCGAGGTCATCGATCTGCGCACGATCCGGCCGATGGACATCGAGACGGTCATCGCCTCCGTGCAGAAGACCAATCGCTGCGTCGCGGTCGAGGAGGGGTTCCCGCAGTCGGGCGTCACCGCCGAGATCGGCATGCGCATCATGGAGGCCGCGTTCGATTATCTCGACGCGCCGGTCGCTCGCGTCACCGGCAAGGACGTGCCGATGCCTTACGCGGCGAACCTCGAGAAGCTTGCCTTGCCGAATATCGGCGAGGTCATCGCCGCGGCCAAAGCCGTCTGCTACCGCTGA
- the pdhA gene encoding pyruvate dehydrogenase (acetyl-transferring) E1 component subunit alpha, translated as MPAFDKAEELHAYREMLLIRRFEEKAGQMYGMGLIGGFCHLYIGQEAVVIGMQMASKDGDQVITGYRDHGHMLACGMESRGVMAELTGRQGGYSRGKGGSMHMFSREKNFYGGHGIVGAQVSLGTGLGFANWYRDDGRVSFAYFGDGAANQGQVYESFNMAQLWKLPVVYVIENNRYAMGTSVNRASAQTDFSRRGLSFGIPGEQVDGMDVRAVRAAAERAIEHARSGQGPYILEMQTYRYRGHSMSDPAKYRSKDEVQRMREEHDPIEQVRGRLTRDFKVSEDELKAIDAKVREIVNDAAEFATHDPEPDVSELWTDITLETARA; from the coding sequence ATGCCGGCCTTCGACAAGGCAGAGGAGCTTCACGCCTATCGCGAGATGCTGCTGATCCGCCGCTTCGAGGAAAAGGCCGGCCAGATGTACGGCATGGGCCTGATCGGCGGCTTCTGCCACCTCTATATCGGGCAGGAAGCCGTCGTCATCGGCATGCAGATGGCCTCCAAGGACGGCGATCAGGTCATCACCGGCTATCGCGACCACGGCCATATGCTGGCTTGCGGCATGGAATCGCGCGGCGTGATGGCCGAGCTGACCGGGCGCCAGGGCGGCTATTCGCGCGGCAAGGGCGGCTCGATGCATATGTTCTCCCGCGAGAAGAATTTTTATGGCGGCCACGGCATCGTCGGGGCGCAGGTTTCCCTCGGCACCGGCCTGGGATTCGCCAACTGGTATCGCGATGACGGGCGCGTCTCGTTTGCCTATTTCGGCGATGGCGCGGCCAATCAAGGCCAGGTCTATGAGAGCTTCAACATGGCTCAGCTCTGGAAGCTGCCGGTCGTATATGTGATCGAGAACAACCGTTACGCGATGGGCACCTCGGTCAATCGCGCCTCGGCGCAGACCGATTTCTCGCGGCGCGGCCTCTCCTTCGGCATTCCCGGCGAGCAGGTCGACGGCATGGATGTGCGCGCCGTGCGCGCCGCCGCCGAGCGCGCCATCGAGCACGCCCGTTCCGGCCAGGGGCCCTATATCCTGGAGATGCAGACCTATCGCTACCGCGGCCACTCGATGTCCGACCCGGCGAAGTACCGCTCCAAGGACGAGGTCCAGCGCATGCGCGAGGAGCACGATCCGATCGAGCAGGTGAGGGGGCGTCTGACCCGCGACTTCAAGGTGAGCGAGGACGAGCTCAAGGCCATCGACGCGAAGGTCCGCGAGATCGTCAACGACGCGGCCGAATTCGCGACGCACGATCCCGAGCCCGATGTCTCGGAGCTCTGGACCGACATCACGCTGGAGACGGCGCGCGCCTGA